The Corylus avellana chromosome ca11, CavTom2PMs-1.0 genome contains the following window.
GTAGAATCCAACAGCAGCAATCAAGCAAAAGAACACAAATAAGAATGTGGCCCTTGGATCTCGCCAACTTAGCAATTGCTGGAAACGTTCACCTTGTGTTGCCAAATCGCCAACCACAGTTTGAATCCTCCCCGCCACACTTCTCAGCCGATCGTACCTCATTCGAATAACCTCTGCGCTTCGAGTTGTCGGGAAAGAATCAAATTCCTCGTCCAATTCATCAGGATAAACACTCTCAGCATGAGAAAGCCTGGTATCCATGTGGGGCGGATGACGGGGTCGGGACCTGTATCGCCAAAGTCCCAAAAAGGCCATGTAAAGCAATATTGTAGGAATGATGAGCTCCGGAAACATGACAAGCACTAGAAAGAACACCACAAACAAGGTGGAGTAAACAGGCTTGTGCCAATTGCGCATTAACTCCACCCAACGGACCATGGCAACAAGGCCAGACACAACATTCATAAGGCGGAAAAAGTTGGCCTTGCTCCTCCTCATGCTCCACATATGAGAGTCATGATCAAGCATATATTCCACCACCTCTCGGCCCAACGGCGGCTCTGCGCGGCTAAGCCGGGATGCCGCCACATTCATAGCCCGGTACCTCAAGCTCTCCAATTGACTCACACCCAACGGCTGCACATAATGCATCTTCGGCAGCAATGGCATTGTGTACATGTGCAGCATATTCGCCATGTTCGAGCACGAAAACCGGACCGCCAAATGAAGCTCCCCCATCTTCTTGACACCAGAAGAGTGCAGCATCAGAAGCGGGTACGAATGAGTATAAACTCGATCCGATTCAAGCGTCGACAATCGAATCCGGACTTTCCCGATCCGGGTGTCGCGAGCTCCTCCTCCGCCGTTGTTGCTTGTGTTCTTGTCGACCCGGGAATTATCAAACACCCCAATTGCTATCACCGTGCAAGGATCAAACACTTCCCAAGTGTACTGCTCGTTCCATTTGGGTGACAAGTTATCAACCACCGTCCGTGTCCGCACCCATTTCTGCCCATACTTGGCAACACAATAGGCATCCGTAGACCCTCCTTTGCCTTCCTTGATTTTCATAGGCATAAGCCCCGTTGCACCCAAAATTCCCATTTCAAGCACACCAATGTGGGGCTTCCAAAGCTGCTTGGCCGTAGGCCTAACATCGCTGCTATACATTGTTGCCTCATCAAGCACGTGGTAACCCCCATCAAGAGAAACACGGAGATGAATCCTCGAACCAAATCCTCGAACCATCTTCGACTCCCCTGCATTCCCGAAATGATTGTCGAGGTTAAACCACCGGGAAGTCACCGGCTTCTCGTCGTTTCGCTTTTCGATCGCCGTCACTGGAAGAATAATTCTCCCAACAACCTCCTCCCTCCCAGGCGCGACGCGGTCCTCAATAGAAAGCAACAGGTAATCCTCAAACGGCTCTGCCACCACAAACACCATTTCCTCGTTCCAGAAAGGATTCGACAAGCTCCGGGTCGCGCTGGCAGCAGCAATCCTAGTCTTCAGAACCTGGTTTCCCACCTGGGCTTTGGCTGAAAGCTCCGGAAACCTCATCATCGCCGACCCTTTTTCCCCAAGAACAATGTCTTGCGCTTCAATGGCGGATACCCTCAAGTACCAGAGCTTTGGGGAGAGATAAACCTTCGATTTGATCGTGCATAGGCCGTCGAAATGCACGTTAGCCGCCTTGGAATGCCAGGCTTCCGCGAACGCCTCGTCCGCCTGAGTCCCGAACCATATCGAAACCATTACTTCCGCCTTTGCCTTCTCGCCTTTCTTGTCGTCCATTCTATACCACTGCGGAGCCAACTGACTATCCGGCGGAAGCCGCCGCGGAACCTCGTTTAAATCGAACCAAACACGGCCTAAGAAATCGTCTCTGTTGCTCTCCTTCACTATAATCTCCACCATTGACGACTGAATAGAATCCTTTGAGAAAGCAAAGACTTGGTCCCATTCCAGGTTACTCAAGCTCACCCTCTTCGTTATTCCTCTGTAGTTTCCGAGCTTCACTTCAGCCACCAGCTCAGCATTACCAAATAGCGATGAAACCTCTCGGGCTTTCACAACTTTAACGTACAAGTACTGCACTTGCTCGACAAGGTCATAGGTAGAGCTGGTCTTGTCTTTCTGCAAAGACTCGCCCCCGAGTTGCGGCCGAGTCTCTTTGAGCGAGAACTCGCTCGACCTGTTTGAGTACATAGTCACCTCGCCGCTTCCGCCGCCAGCGACGCGGACGCCGACGCCGGTGACGGCCGGAAGAGCGGGGCTAGGCCCTGTAGTGACCACAACGGGATTGATCTCACCTGTGTTTGGCTCGAAAGGCTTTGAATGGTTCTGCGCTTGCTGTGTTTGCTTGTTTGCTTGAACCAGTTGGTGCTGCGCCATCGCAGCCATGGTTGAGCTTGGCCCTTGCAACTTCTTCGTCTTCTTGGAAAacccagaagaagaagaagaaactttaACCTCGTCTTGCAAATCTTTAACCTCTTCTTTCACAGAAAGATAAAGCTTCAAGCTTATTTCACCTCTGATATGCGAAAAAAGGCTTCTCTTATCGAGGGTGTAGAGTTGGACAACCTCCTCTCCTTCTTTGGCAATGCTGGAACCGGAGACTCTGACTTTCCCGAGAAAGTTCCTGCTGTTGCTCGACCTCCTCTCGTTGAAGACGTTGATCTCCACCGTTCTGTACGGAAGATCGGCGACGTCTTTGACGTGGAAGACAAGCTTTTCATTCCAAATGGGGTTGAGGTCTTTGTATCTGACTTGAGTCCGGAGCCTCTGGTTCTCGAACTCAACTTCTACAAACGGTGAAGATGAACCTTCGCCATCTTTGGGCATGAGGTTGTGCGCTGCTACCACCCCTACCACGAGCTTTTCTTTGCTGCCATTCATGGCTGATTGGTGACAACTATcgcagagagacagagaggtagaagatggaagagagagagagagagagagagagacagagaggacAGAGTGTGAGGCTCAAGGAGGGAAAGCTCAAAAGGCAGTGAAGCAGAAAGAGCGTGCTGCAGAGTTATTCCATAGAGAAAGTTACGTGAGAGAGAAAGCGCGTTGGTAGAGGGGAACAGTAAAAAATCTAAGTTCCTCACGCGCCAGTAAACATGGGGGCGAAAGAAATCTCTGGACAGAGTGGATATGGTGGGACCCCACACAACATTCTTAACGTTAACCTACAATGTTTAAAagccagaagaagaagaagaagggtcaACGGGCTTAATTTCGGGTCGGGTAGAAAACACGTATCCAATTACCATCGTACCAAGTACAATTATGGTACTTTTAGATACAGGGGTTAGGATTGTTGTACCACTATTCATTTCTCACCATCCATTTAATCATTACCATAgtatttcatcaattataaaatggtctaaagaaattttaaatattcatCATCATCCTGCTTTTATATAATCAGGCTAACGTGGCAATGTCTGCACTTGAACAAGTATTTAGAGTaatgtttaatatttttcttaaattttttttttaacacataaCAAGTAAGGCCTCTAATTTTACAATGAGTGCGTTTTGATTGGCTAACATGTagccacttaaaaaaatttaaaaaaatattagggaTACTATCTCTTTTGCTAACAGAGgtttactaaactgatgtgtatTCCATTCCTTGGTACTtattacatttttcttaattaattttttttttcaatacatGAGCTACACATCAATTTAGTAAGACTCtgttaataaaatgaaaagtggtagggagccaaacaaataaacccagaaaaattttcaaaccaaCGTGACAGATCATGAGTAgcagacaagggagagagaattacattttttttaatttaaaaacctttgccacgttattttaaaattttttctgagtTTAATTGTTTAGCTTCCTAACACTTATCTAGTAAAATAGTTAATACTCTtaacatttcttaaaaaaaaaatggctcaAACTTCAAATTATAGTCTCATCCTCTAATAAAAATCTATAAACCATGAAGATTACGTAAGGGTTTAAGATAATTAAAATTCCCATGTTCTTTGTGGTTTAAGGTTgttccaatttttatttactgATATATAGTAAACCTACAAAGCCCACCAATTAGAATTTAGAACTAGCTGCTCAGAACAAGCGGACCCACAATCGTCTCTCTAGATCCAATTTCAGGGGATCCTCCTCCGAAAAATGGTCCCCACTCTGCATCTCGATTCTCAATGAACTCCAACACGACAAAATAATATCTGGTACTGTCGTAGAGCGCGTGGGTTACAAGCGCTGTTGAATCCAGATAGATATATTAGGTAAATAGGTCAGAATAAGAGCGTGCCAGAATCTTCAGAGAATCCGATAGTTCGTAGAGAGGGGCATAACCTCGAAATCCGAGGTTTTGGAGGgaattccttttttgttttttagatttttttttgtcgtCGCAGCTTCGAGGCGCGTGTTTCACGGTACCCGTAACCGTGTAACTGTTAGCAGCATGGCTGTCACGAGGGACCCACATCCTCTCCCCCCCCCCAACCACACTGTAACTTTAAATAACCTGTCAAATTTTGAGGGTGGGCCCCACCAGATTTCTTGTTTTTGGGCCCTTTCACATTATTTCACACGCGTGGATAATACTTTCACATTATTTCACACGCGTGGAtaacactttctttttcttttttcattttttaatagtttaaatgAGGGAATGTGTACGTAGTTGAATAAGTTCTTAAATTACAtttattattcttcttaaatTACATTTAAAACGTATAATTAATCCCTTAAATATCTATCCATTTCACTTAACTCCttccattcaattttttttttattaaatccaaCAACAAATGGAGAATGTTTATTACACTTGActcaaaataacaataatatccttacatcatattaaaacaatagcaaatgagattttttttttttttttttggagactCCAATGCCCCAATATTCTTGGCTCAaggggttaaaaaaaaaaaaaactattctaATAGAATGAGAGTGGGGAATCAATTTTGGTATTCCCTATAGCCCTCACTTGACCCAAAAAAGAGAGGGGGTGAGGGAATTATACTTGATAATTTCATGTTTCTCTCATAAATTCACTATTTATGATAACTTAATCACTGATTTAAGTATCGGATGATTCCTATTAGTGAACATGACAAAGTCCTTTAAGCTTGATTTCCATTAGTAGTCCGGATGGTACCAactaattattcaaatataacTATCATATAGGTAGAGAGTGTCGAtctttttagtcattttcttagttttttatCTTGATAAATGCTCTACACCCTTCTGTTTTCGCTCTcaaaatataatagtaattaatccaaaatataataataataataatttttaacgccatattaaaaaacttatgctaggagaaaaaaaaaaaagtgtgataaGCATTTTTCTTCCTATCTttaattgttttgaaaagaatctctctatgagagagagagaagggggagAGAGGGAAAAGGCTTTTCCAGGTGACCTGGGGAAGgcaaaaaaataaggaaaaagaaacatatGAATGGTCCATGAAGGGTTTAGGAATTATTGTCCTCAATGTCGTGTATTTGGTTGGAGCAAAGTTGACAACAGCAGCAACCTTCTGAGACTGTTGTCCTCTAATTGGTTGGTTGGACATTATGTTGTTTCCATGCAGATACGAATGCTGTGCACTTTTGTTGTTTCATGCTTGTTGGACATTCCATAAATTCTCATACTTTTGTTTCATGTTTGGTAGACATTCCATAATCTCTCATACCACTCTTAAAATTCCTTAATTGttcttttattctttcaaattatcatttgatatatttaacgGGAACAACAAATGGGTCATAATATACCTCTTTTAATATgctcattttttaattattattattcaaatagtCTAATAAACAAAGATCTCATTAATCTGAGTCGAACGGTTAACTCTGCAAATGGACTGAAGTATATGTGACAATGTTTCGACAAGGGTTGATTTGACAAAACTTTTAGACTgttgtttgcttgtttgttttttttttttttttttgatatgacggtaaagtaaaaataatttcgAACGTTTTGTGTTAAGTATATTGAGAAGTActacacatctcaaattttattcttaaataatgtgtcatcatctcatgagatttattattttaaaaaatgtgtcaccGACTCATAGAATTGTAACACGTTATTTAAGAACCatcttttaaaacaaaaatttagaatatttagcctttcttgtaattttaatacgattttaaaaaaaaaaatttgttttttttagtagtataaaaaatgaaaatagttttgattGTTTAAGGTTTAAATagtttattaatgttttcatttaaaataaaataaaagtatcaAACAAAGTCATATCACTCTCACGACAATTCTATGATCTTTCTTTCTCGGGCCTATCAAAACTGAGAGACAACACTTTGCAGGAAAACTCGCATATTGTGTCACTGTGAACAACAGCAAATGCCCCTGCAAAAGAAAGAAACGAGTCGTTGCCCCTCCATCCACTCAATACAACAGGAGTTTTTTGAAACTATTGGTATTGGGGGAAGTGTTTGGGTGATTCAcaaatggacaaaaaaaaaaaacttgtttaaaAGTAGGCCGAAAAGAATGCTTGGGCCTAGAAAAGTGACCTTTTACGATCCTGAGGAATGAGGATAGTGACTGATGATACTACGAGTAGGAGCGTGTTTGGCTCCTTGGAAAAAAGTGCTTTTTATTAACGGGAAAGCCGAAGCCAACAAGTTCAACAGCCACCCAGATTTGGTACACTACCTTAAACTGTTCATGTTGTTAACAACACATCcaagcaatttttttcttttctaacttGTTGTCATGGTATGTGCcttctatttaaaataaattgtttaaataaaaagtatttcaaatggtatatatatatatatatattgataatacAGTTGATTGGACGGTCAATTTTAAACAACGAATGCAtgcaagaaagagagaaaaaggttAGAGACTTGCCGGGAAGATTCCACGGAAAATATAATTGATGCTTAAATTAGCAAGGATAATTGGTGAATTTATGAGtgagtaagagagagagagagagtagaagCTAGAAAATAAGAGTAATGTGAATGGTAATGCATGTTTACCTACATAGGTTGCATGCTTTTTCTTATGCAAAGTGCTTGCAAATTATGTACTGCCTCAACCAGGTGACTTCTACTAATAGGGCATGACCTTAGCTAGATATGACATCAAATCCTTATCTTTTA
Protein-coding sequences here:
- the LOC132165558 gene encoding multiple C2 domain and transmembrane region protein 10, with product MNGSKEKLVVGVVAAHNLMPKDGEGSSSPFVEVEFENQRLRTQVRYKDLNPIWNEKLVFHVKDVADLPYRTVEINVFNERRSSNSRNFLGKVRVSGSSIAKEGEEVVQLYTLDKRSLFSHIRGEISLKLYLSVKEEVKDLQDEVKVSSSSSGFSKKTKKLQGPSSTMAAMAQHQLVQANKQTQQAQNHSKPFEPNTGEINPVVVTTGPSPALPAVTGVGVRVAGGGSGEVTMYSNRSSEFSLKETRPQLGGESLQKDKTSSTYDLVEQVQYLYVKVVKAREVSSLFGNAELVAEVKLGNYRGITKRVSLSNLEWDQVFAFSKDSIQSSMVEIIVKESNRDDFLGRVWFDLNEVPRRLPPDSQLAPQWYRMDDKKGEKAKAEVMVSIWFGTQADEAFAEAWHSKAANVHFDGLCTIKSKVYLSPKLWYLRVSAIEAQDIVLGEKGSAMMRFPELSAKAQVGNQVLKTRIAAASATRSLSNPFWNEEMVFVVAEPFEDYLLLSIEDRVAPGREEVVGRIILPVTAIEKRNDEKPVTSRWFNLDNHFGNAGESKMVRGFGSRIHLRVSLDGGYHVLDEATMYSSDVRPTAKQLWKPHIGVLEMGILGATGLMPMKIKEGKGGSTDAYCVAKYGQKWVRTRTVVDNLSPKWNEQYTWEVFDPCTVIAIGVFDNSRVDKNTSNNGGGGARDTRIGKVRIRLSTLESDRVYTHSYPLLMLHSSGVKKMGELHLAVRFSCSNMANMLHMYTMPLLPKMHYVQPLGVSQLESLRYRAMNVAASRLSRAEPPLGREVVEYMLDHDSHMWSMRRSKANFFRLMNVVSGLVAMVRWVELMRNWHKPVYSTLFVVFFLVLVMFPELIIPTILLYMAFLGLWRYRSRPRHPPHMDTRLSHAESVYPDELDEEFDSFPTTRSAEVIRMRYDRLRSVAGRIQTVVGDLATQGERFQQLLSWRDPRATFLFVFFCLIAAVGFYVVPIRVVVALWGLYVLRPPRFRSKMPSPALNFFRRLPTNADSLL